A window of Candidatus Neomarinimicrobiota bacterium genomic DNA:
AATCATGGTACCCACAAGAAAGCCGATCAATACAGTCACCACGGAGGGGATCGTACTGAGCAGTCCTTCCGGGTCAAATGGGATTCCCATACCACCATAGAGGTGATTATCCCCAAGGATATAGGAATCAACAATGAGGGCCAAATTGGATTTAAGGGCGTAAGGGTCGAGCCCGGCATACCATCCATGGCTCATGAGGAGAATCCAATATCCAAGAAGAAGACCCATAGAGATTATTACAATACCTTTTACGTCGGCTCGAACTACAATAAAACTGGCAAGGATATATGCCAACGCAATCCGCTGAAGGACGCCCATAATCCTAAAATGGGACCAGTCCCAATCTTGACGAATAAAGGGAAAAGCATGGAGCAATAATCCAATGGTGAAAATAGTAATTGTGCGCCAAACCACTTTTTTGAATAAGGGACCCCATTTACAGAATTCGTATTTCTCGAATGAATAACGCATGGAGATGCCGATGATAAATAAGAAAAATGGAAATACCAAATCGGTAAGTGTGCATCCATGCCATTGGGCGTGGCGGAGGGGTGCATACACATGGGCCCATGTGCCGGGGTTGTTAACTAATATCATTAAGGCAATAGTAGCACCGCGGAATGCATCTAAAGAAATAAGTCTATCTTGCTTTTCAGTCATAATGGATTAATCCTTTTTCCCAAATTTGGAATCAATGGGAAGAAATTTGATAAGTATAAGTCCCGGGATTGTAGCAACCATTACCCAAATAAAGAAATGGTAATATCCAATGGATTCCTGAAGCGCACCGCTAAACATGCTGGGAATCATCATGCCTAAGGCCATGAATCCTGTGCAGATAGCATAGTGAGCCGTTTTGTGCTCTCCCTCAGAAATCATCATCATAAATAATAAATAGGCTGTAAAACCAAATCCATAGCCAAACTGTTCAATCGCGATAAAAATATTTATTAGGAGATAACTTTCCGGTTGGGTCCAGGCCATAAATACGTAAACAAGATCTGGAAGCTTCATAGCCAGTGCCATCCATACGATCCAGACTTTTAACCCATGTTTGGCTGCAAAAAAGCCACCGGTAATTCCACCAAGGGTGAGCATAACCATACCCAATGTTCCAGTTGCAAACCCAAGTTCAATGGTGGTTAAACCAAGTCCACCCGCTTCAAGTGAATCCAGCATAAACAGGGGAGCAATTTTTACCAACTGTGCTTCCCCGAACCGATATAATAGAATAAAAACAATGACGATACCGATTTTGGGTTTTTTGAAAAAAGATACAAAAACATTGATAAAATTGGTCGCTGCTTCAGATAATTTTAAATTTGAATGTTTATGATCAGACGAAGGCTTTGGAAGCATCCAGCGATGGTAAATTGAAAAGATGATGAATAAACCGGCTATAACCCCAATGGTAATGGACCATGCAGTGGTTACATTTCCTGTGGATA
This region includes:
- a CDS encoding MFS transporter; the encoded protein is MNQQSKKQIWAWVPSLYFAEGLPYAMVMIVSVIMYKNLGLSNTDIALYTSWLYLPWVIKPIWSPIVDIFRTKRFWIVIMQVLIGAGLAGVAFTIPSSDPLKYTMAFFWLLAFSSATHDIAADGFYMHALSSHDQAWMIGIRNTFYRFAILFGQGLLVMFAGKLELSTGNVTTAWSITIGVIAGLFIIFSIYHRWMLPKPSSDHKHSNLKLSEAATNFINVFVSFFKKPKIGIVIVFILLYRFGEAQLVKIAPLFMLDSLEAGGLGLTTIELGFATGTLGMVMLTLGGITGGFFAAKHGLKVWIVWMALAMKLPDLVYVFMAWTQPESYLLINIFIAIEQFGYGFGFTAYLLFMMMISEGEHKTAHYAICTGFMALGMMIPSMFSGALQESIGYYHFFIWVMVATIPGLILIKFLPIDSKFGKKD